A portion of the Streptomyces coeruleoprunus genome contains these proteins:
- a CDS encoding UvrD-helicase domain-containing protein, translated as MTTPEQTTLARAAAEAQQKAAMAVTAPAYVSACPGAGKTYVITSRHLQSPWRLLRQGRALISFTRVARDQMARRCRQAGRADLVQAPHFIGTLDSFLWEFLVKPRRAANPAPRLLESWASIKAPVEGMDREISLHRFPMAVDPSQKEACESVAWDKLDYDTRQLIEASAYSRKAWEEKIFETRKSWCDQGYFTGHEARFLALWNLRNAKAAAGLVPPLRSRFSEVIVDEAQDCSAADLAILQLLHAAGLPLILVGDPDQAIYAWRGAEPQALRSFSAQLSPTPHQLTGNWRSSPVICRLAATLRTGQRPPDTSVVRDDDIPVLLLPTQFANSGSRHLHAPTGAGIVDFFRTLTEEYAVPAKDCLVTAYKYATLPAISREKPNTSAITSLAWAHAAAHSPGASGDDLTRACAIAVRVLFGYWYPGETGGPDSIMAAHRLSAGQVNRTAFAFLHSLPPPHKEWGPQVWQAMKAWPALPGAAPQGGKGRPAGKPTVSRPQAATDMRTNIIHQLKGDEADGVLLLLPDAGSVQRWATSDPVTDEVLRVWYVAVTRARRLAAIAVPEEETDALAQLLTGRQVPVRVA; from the coding sequence ATGACGACGCCGGAGCAGACGACCTTGGCGCGGGCGGCCGCCGAGGCGCAGCAGAAGGCCGCCATGGCCGTGACCGCGCCTGCCTACGTGTCTGCCTGCCCGGGCGCGGGCAAGACATATGTGATCACCAGCCGGCATCTGCAATCGCCCTGGCGACTACTACGGCAGGGCCGGGCCTTGATCTCGTTCACGCGGGTGGCGCGGGATCAGATGGCTCGCCGCTGCCGCCAGGCGGGCCGCGCCGACCTGGTCCAAGCGCCGCACTTCATCGGCACGCTCGACTCGTTCCTGTGGGAGTTCCTGGTCAAGCCTCGGCGAGCAGCCAATCCGGCGCCCCGCCTGCTGGAGTCGTGGGCGAGCATCAAGGCCCCGGTCGAGGGCATGGACCGGGAAATCTCCCTGCACCGCTTCCCCATGGCGGTGGACCCCTCGCAGAAAGAGGCGTGCGAGTCGGTTGCCTGGGACAAGCTCGACTACGACACCCGCCAGCTCATCGAGGCCAGCGCCTACAGCCGCAAGGCGTGGGAGGAGAAGATCTTCGAAACCCGCAAGTCGTGGTGTGACCAGGGCTACTTCACCGGGCACGAGGCGCGGTTCCTGGCCTTGTGGAACCTGCGCAACGCCAAGGCCGCCGCCGGGCTGGTGCCCCCGTTGCGCTCCCGGTTCTCAGAAGTCATCGTCGATGAGGCACAGGACTGTTCCGCCGCTGACCTGGCCATCCTTCAACTGCTGCACGCCGCCGGCCTTCCGCTGATCCTCGTCGGCGACCCGGACCAGGCCATCTACGCATGGCGCGGCGCCGAACCCCAGGCTCTGAGGTCCTTCTCCGCGCAGCTGTCTCCCACCCCGCACCAGCTGACCGGTAACTGGCGCAGCTCCCCCGTCATCTGCCGACTGGCGGCCACTCTGCGCACGGGGCAGCGACCGCCGGACACCTCGGTCGTGCGCGACGACGACATCCCTGTCCTGCTGCTTCCCACCCAATTCGCCAACTCCGGCAGCCGTCACCTGCACGCCCCGACCGGTGCCGGCATCGTTGACTTCTTCCGCACGCTCACCGAGGAGTACGCCGTCCCAGCCAAGGACTGCCTGGTGACCGCCTACAAGTACGCCACCTTGCCGGCCATCAGCCGGGAGAAGCCCAACACCAGCGCCATCACCAGCCTGGCCTGGGCCCACGCCGCCGCCCACAGCCCGGGCGCCTCCGGCGACGACCTCACCCGGGCCTGCGCGATCGCCGTGCGCGTCCTGTTCGGCTACTGGTATCCGGGCGAGACCGGCGGCCCCGACAGCATCATGGCCGCCCACCGCCTGTCGGCCGGCCAGGTCAACCGCACGGCCTTCGCGTTCCTGCACAGCCTGCCCCCGCCCCACAAAGAATGGGGTCCGCAAGTGTGGCAAGCCATGAAGGCCTGGCCTGCTCTGCCCGGGGCCGCTCCGCAGGGCGGCAAGGGCCGCCCTGCCGGAAAACCCACCGTGTCCCGTCCCCAGGCGGCCACCGACATGCGCACCAACATCATCCACCAACTCAAGGGCGATGAAGCAGACGGCGTCCTGCTGTTGCTGCCCGATGCCGGAAGCGTCCAGCGTTGGGCCACCTCGGACCCGGTCACCGACGAGGTGCTGCGCGTCTGGTACGTCGCCGTCACCCGTGCCCGCCGCCTGGCCGCCATCGCCGTGCCCGAGGAAGAGACCGACGCACTGGCCCAGCTGCTGACCGGCCGCCAGGTGCCGGTCCGCGTCGCATGA
- a CDS encoding DUF6281 family protein: MLVTSSACGSGDTDVATSNSSGRTAGACVSQFEYQGRTYRDVANIDFTVTTALGFATQASCHDTGTETAETSIKRPAYAVKGISPEVAIAVGDSPSSAALHAVYSGPEVPKELQDLVRSK, translated from the coding sequence GTGCTCGTCACATCAAGCGCCTGCGGCTCTGGTGATACGGATGTCGCCACCTCCAATAGCAGTGGCCGCACCGCGGGGGCGTGCGTGTCCCAGTTTGAGTATCAGGGGCGCACCTACCGGGACGTCGCGAACATCGACTTCACAGTGACGACAGCCCTCGGCTTCGCGACGCAGGCCTCCTGCCACGACACCGGCACCGAGACGGCCGAAACCAGCATAAAGCGGCCTGCCTATGCCGTTAAGGGTATTTCTCCTGAGGTGGCGATTGCAGTAGGAGATTCTCCCTCAAGTGCCGCGCTCCACGCTGTTTACTCGGGTCCCGAGGTACCGAAAGAACTCCAGGACCTCGTGCGGTCCAAGTAG
- a CDS encoding matrixin family metalloprotease, with amino-acid sequence MHEEIHTYTWYVGDGGMPGGLTQAQAYAAFADAIDNITKTYNDCGISDTVDAKSSYAGTSTYEADINASSQCTPRDEQNTWDAGDLAAGHLAVTCSWTVDGTTSNLRELVEADVRYNTTDNNFTNSPSSSCVNLYDIRAVGTHEAGHVFGMDHVSAAHPDLTMSPSINACDTSDRTLGRGDYLTLEAIY; translated from the coding sequence ATGCACGAAGAGATTCATACCTACACGTGGTACGTGGGAGACGGAGGGATGCCGGGCGGACTGACGCAGGCCCAGGCTTACGCCGCTTTCGCGGACGCGATCGACAACATCACCAAGACCTACAACGACTGTGGTATCTCCGACACGGTCGACGCCAAGTCCAGCTACGCCGGCACCTCCACCTATGAGGCGGACATCAACGCCTCCAGCCAGTGCACACCTCGGGACGAGCAGAACACCTGGGATGCAGGCGACCTGGCAGCCGGGCACCTCGCTGTCACCTGCTCCTGGACCGTCGACGGAACAACGTCCAACCTGCGCGAGCTGGTCGAGGCTGACGTCCGCTACAACACGACCGACAACAACTTCACTAACAGCCCATCCTCCAGCTGCGTCAATCTCTACGACATTCGGGCAGTCGGAACGCACGAGGCAGGCCATGTGTTCGGAATGGATCACGTCTCGGCAGCGCACCCGGATCTCACCATGTCGCCGTCCATCAACGCATGTGACACTAGTGATAGGACGCTCGGGCGAGGGGACTACCTGACCCTCGAAGCGATCTACTAG
- a CDS encoding DUF7224 domain-containing protein, whose protein sequence is MKITVLFRTSPAVWAAPVALALPLLYYLGPGRPPADNFGYAPEITSYPLRFAYPFAYAVTSALAAWVSASLRQAGVWDMNHARSRYRIAAQALLPVVTLAWTMLILPPLTALTVEGTWPTWDSVSPLVVGMIVCVEHAVIGFAVGRWVPKVIAAPVLAVVTWVAVAFTVTVDAPWVRHVSGAFPEQLMFGEAPAWGALWPHVAFTGSIAAALMVAWLPVRRRAVAAAAALAVAAAGVTSTCKAVKNYDYTPPLKTYAVTMECGHTGGTAVCMPEQTAGALPQAVKATQKVLADFAAAGVPLRPKTVIDTLPEGRFATPSTASTWRVPLTAATDRDDAAFAVAVAATGMNCPSPDPLLRRVVIAWAAHVTGTTPSWQRLRASIDRQGSPGDVDGMLRSVLSRPAKEQADWFTTTSRKACTV, encoded by the coding sequence GTGAAGATCACCGTACTGTTCCGTACTTCGCCCGCCGTGTGGGCCGCTCCCGTCGCCCTCGCGCTGCCGCTGCTGTACTACCTCGGTCCCGGCCGGCCCCCGGCCGACAACTTCGGCTACGCGCCTGAGATCACGTCGTACCCCCTGCGCTTCGCCTACCCCTTCGCCTACGCCGTCACCTCCGCGCTCGCCGCCTGGGTGTCCGCGAGCCTGCGGCAGGCCGGTGTATGGGACATGAACCACGCCCGCTCCCGCTACCGCATCGCCGCCCAAGCACTGCTCCCGGTCGTCACACTGGCCTGGACGATGCTGATCCTTCCTCCGCTGACCGCACTCACGGTGGAGGGCACGTGGCCAACGTGGGACAGCGTCTCTCCCCTGGTCGTCGGAATGATCGTGTGCGTGGAGCACGCGGTGATCGGATTCGCCGTCGGGCGGTGGGTGCCGAAAGTGATCGCCGCGCCGGTCCTCGCGGTAGTGACCTGGGTGGCAGTGGCATTCACCGTCACCGTGGACGCTCCCTGGGTACGGCACGTGTCGGGTGCGTTCCCCGAACAGTTGATGTTCGGCGAGGCACCCGCGTGGGGGGCGCTGTGGCCACATGTCGCGTTCACCGGCAGCATCGCTGCCGCGCTGATGGTGGCGTGGCTGCCGGTGCGACGCCGGGCGGTGGCTGCGGCCGCCGCCCTGGCCGTTGCCGCCGCGGGGGTCACCAGCACGTGCAAGGCGGTGAAGAACTATGACTACACCCCACCGCTCAAGACCTATGCGGTCACCATGGAGTGCGGACACACGGGAGGGACGGCCGTGTGCATGCCGGAGCAGACAGCGGGCGCTTTGCCCCAGGCTGTGAAGGCCACCCAAAAAGTCCTGGCCGACTTCGCCGCGGCCGGTGTCCCCCTGCGGCCCAAGACCGTCATCGATACGCTTCCCGAAGGTCGCTTCGCCACCCCGTCGACGGCCTCGACCTGGCGCGTTCCCTTGACCGCTGCCACCGACCGCGACGACGCCGCGTTCGCCGTCGCCGTCGCCGCGACAGGCATGAACTGTCCTAGTCCAGACCCTCTTCTGCGCCGCGTGGTCATCGCGTGGGCCGCTCACGTCACCGGCACGACCCCGTCCTGGCAACGGCTGCGCGCGAGCATCGACCGTCAAGGCTCGCCGGGGGACGTCGACGGCATGTTGCGCAGCGTGCTGAGCCGACCAGCCAAGGAGCAGGCCGACTGGTTCACCACCACCTCCAGGAAGGCGTGCACGGTCTGA
- a CDS encoding ATP-binding cassette domain-containing protein, with amino-acid sequence MTIRFDNVTYAYRRWNRPILTDFTYSLPAGLTVLLGPNGAGKSTLLKLAAGTVRPAHGTITLDDVPSTARSYRHAVGWLPQHVQPMPQLTAREYVAYTGWLKGMATSTAHEKAATALERVDLTEQAEVKTHRLSGGQLRRLGVAATLVHDTQVLLLDEPTAGLDPQQRRTFRNVLASLTDQVRILMSTHDTQDLAEEADHVTVLRAGRILHTGTSKEFLAHTPASVAPGRAAEAAYTAILNRDGNASG; translated from the coding sequence ATGACGATCCGCTTCGACAACGTGACCTACGCCTACCGGCGCTGGAACCGACCGATACTCACCGACTTCACCTACTCCCTCCCCGCCGGGCTGACCGTGCTCCTGGGCCCCAACGGCGCCGGGAAGTCCACCCTGCTGAAACTCGCCGCAGGCACCGTCCGCCCCGCACACGGAACAATCACACTCGACGACGTACCCTCGACCGCTCGCTCATACCGGCATGCCGTCGGATGGCTGCCGCAGCACGTACAGCCAATGCCGCAACTGACCGCCCGCGAGTACGTCGCCTACACAGGCTGGCTCAAGGGCATGGCCACCTCCACAGCACACGAGAAGGCCGCAACCGCGCTCGAGCGGGTCGACCTCACCGAGCAAGCCGAGGTGAAGACCCACCGGCTCTCCGGCGGACAACTCAGGCGTCTGGGCGTCGCGGCCACGCTCGTCCACGACACCCAAGTCCTGTTGCTCGACGAACCGACCGCAGGACTGGACCCACAGCAGCGCCGGACATTTCGCAACGTGCTGGCCTCCCTGACTGACCAGGTGAGGATCCTGATGTCCACTCACGACACCCAGGACCTCGCCGAGGAAGCCGACCACGTCACCGTCCTGCGAGCGGGCCGAATCCTTCACACCGGCACGTCCAAGGAGTTCCTGGCCCACACCCCAGCGAGCGTCGCACCCGGCCGCGCCGCCGAAGCCGCCTACACGGCAATCCTCAACCGCGACGGCAACGCAAGCGGGTGA
- a CDS encoding GNAT family N-acetyltransferase yields MPLIRDIVQADYSVVEELLYSNHLGDGRFYDPEGLDVVVAELHGSVVGVAEFQLHCDFGHDEGREAHPGEQTFISTMAVALTGRRGGVGRALLTEIARRAQKAGDTFLALVP; encoded by the coding sequence ATGCCGCTCATCCGTGACATCGTCCAAGCCGATTACTCGGTGGTGGAGGAGCTGCTGTACTCGAATCATCTGGGAGACGGCAGGTTCTACGACCCCGAGGGCCTGGACGTCGTCGTGGCCGAGCTCCACGGGTCTGTCGTCGGGGTCGCCGAGTTCCAGCTCCACTGCGACTTCGGGCACGACGAAGGCCGGGAGGCGCATCCCGGCGAGCAGACGTTCATCTCGACGATGGCCGTCGCCCTTACCGGTCGTCGCGGCGGGGTCGGCCGGGCACTTCTCACCGAGATCGCCCGCCGGGCGCAGAAAGCCGGCGACACGTTCCTGGCCCTGGTGCCGTAG
- the tpg gene encoding telomere-protecting terminal protein Tpg yields the protein MGQIEQGLERALRTRPVPSSTGARLRFLLAAHRGSTRQVAAVLGVSQRTVQRWVTGKPGARRPPGPTQVRAIEEAVLARWQPRVRARRRAQAEAEGFVFHTRARFGFAASAGSSDDPRVRWITQDLPGEVARELFAARDAGAGEQQQTVILARALGHAYFREWGRRAHGLNIAFSDVEFADFSIG from the coding sequence ATGGGACAGATCGAGCAGGGTTTGGAGCGCGCGTTGCGCACCCGACCCGTTCCCTCAAGCACCGGGGCCCGCCTGCGTTTTCTGCTCGCAGCGCACCGGGGTTCCACCCGGCAGGTGGCCGCCGTGCTGGGCGTCTCGCAGCGCACTGTGCAGCGGTGGGTGACGGGGAAGCCGGGAGCGCGTCGTCCTCCGGGGCCGACGCAGGTTCGGGCGATCGAGGAAGCGGTCCTGGCTCGGTGGCAGCCCCGGGTGCGGGCCCGTCGGCGTGCCCAGGCCGAGGCGGAGGGGTTCGTCTTCCATACCAGGGCGCGGTTCGGGTTTGCTGCTTCGGCAGGTTCCTCGGACGATCCGCGGGTGCGGTGGATCACCCAGGATCTGCCGGGCGAGGTGGCTCGGGAGCTGTTCGCCGCTCGGGATGCCGGCGCGGGCGAGCAGCAGCAGACAGTGATCCTGGCCCGTGCGTTGGGGCACGCCTACTTTCGCGAATGGGGCCGCCGGGCCCACGGTCTGAACATCGCTTTCAGCGACGTCGAGTTCGCCGACTTCTCGATCGGCTGA
- a CDS encoding ATP-binding protein — MRYELFTALDLAGEPPRHPSEFDRLLKTALAERPRTFLVDEAQWLNGEAFEYFRYLWDEPSTQLAIIFFGGEGCHTVLRREPMLSSRIFLWQQFTRLTPSEVLDVIPLFHPIWADADPEDITFADSHAAHGNFRAWAQLTAHTRTALTRTGRPRVDQELLRWAFSRLA, encoded by the coding sequence GTGCGCTACGAGCTGTTCACCGCGCTCGACCTAGCCGGCGAGCCGCCGCGCCACCCCAGCGAATTCGACCGTCTGCTGAAGACCGCCCTGGCCGAGCGCCCCCGCACCTTCCTCGTCGACGAGGCCCAGTGGCTCAACGGGGAGGCCTTCGAGTACTTCCGCTACCTGTGGGACGAGCCCTCCACCCAGCTCGCGATCATTTTCTTCGGCGGCGAGGGCTGCCACACCGTGCTGCGCCGCGAACCGATGCTGTCCTCCCGGATCTTCCTCTGGCAGCAGTTCACCCGCCTCACCCCCAGCGAGGTCCTCGACGTCATCCCGCTGTTCCACCCGATCTGGGCCGATGCCGATCCCGAGGACATCACCTTCGCCGACAGCCACGCCGCGCACGGCAACTTCCGTGCCTGGGCGCAGCTGACCGCCCACACCCGCACCGCCCTGACCCGCACCGGCCGCCCCCGCGTCGACCAAGAGTTGCTGCGCTGGGCCTTCAGTCGCCTCGCCTGA
- a CDS encoding GNAT family protein, with protein sequence MTLATPILHTARLRLRPFTDADAEPLFALHSSAYVLRYWDSPPWSEPARAERFITMCRQMADEGTGARVAIDRACDGAFVGWCGLTGWNPDYRSASLGYVLGDAMWGHGYATEAVHALLRWAFDTLDLNRVQAETDTRNVASARVLEKIGFVREGTLREDCIVNGEVSDSWVFGLIRREWRPSVVPIPASEERR encoded by the coding sequence ATGACGTTGGCCACCCCCATACTGCACACCGCTCGCCTGCGACTGCGCCCCTTCACCGACGCCGACGCGGAGCCCCTCTTCGCGCTGCACAGCAGCGCCTACGTGCTGCGCTACTGGGACTCTCCGCCGTGGAGCGAACCGGCCCGCGCCGAGCGGTTCATCACGATGTGCCGGCAGATGGCGGACGAAGGCACCGGGGCGCGGGTGGCCATCGACCGTGCCTGTGACGGGGCCTTCGTCGGCTGGTGCGGTCTGACCGGATGGAACCCGGACTACCGCAGTGCGTCGTTGGGCTACGTCCTCGGCGATGCGATGTGGGGGCACGGCTACGCGACGGAGGCCGTACACGCCTTGCTGCGATGGGCGTTCGACACATTGGACCTGAATCGTGTGCAGGCCGAGACCGATACGCGCAACGTGGCATCTGCCCGGGTCCTGGAGAAGATCGGATTCGTGCGTGAAGGGACGTTGCGGGAGGACTGCATCGTGAACGGCGAGGTTTCCGACTCGTGGGTGTTCGGGTTGATCAGGCGGGAGTGGCGGCCGTCGGTTGTGCCGATTCCAGCCAGCGAAGAGCGGCGTTAA
- a CDS encoding carboxymuconolactone decarboxylase family protein, which produces MTTTNTSISRMSNPGEYVPELADVSAALFRATGNHSVPRTTINLIHLRAGQIVHNTYLTILNTSFLRKAGETEERITAVASWQDAPYFTPAERAALALVEATLQPAQHGRERVTDELYAEAAKHYDAKALATLTIAIGQINFFIALALIGKPQPVTSLTDQQWD; this is translated from the coding sequence ATGACGACCACCAACACCTCGATCTCCCGCATGTCCAACCCCGGCGAGTACGTGCCGGAACTGGCCGACGTCAGCGCCGCGCTCTTCCGCGCCACCGGCAACCACTCCGTACCCCGTACCACGATCAACCTGATCCACCTGCGCGCCGGGCAGATCGTCCACAACACCTACCTGACCATCCTCAACACCAGCTTCCTGCGCAAGGCCGGCGAGACCGAGGAGCGCATCACAGCCGTCGCGTCCTGGCAGGACGCCCCCTACTTCACCCCCGCCGAACGCGCCGCTCTCGCCCTGGTCGAGGCCACCCTCCAGCCCGCCCAGCACGGCCGCGAACGCGTCACCGACGAGCTCTACGCCGAAGCCGCCAAGCATTACGACGCCAAGGCGCTGGCCACCCTCACCATCGCCATCGGACAGATCAACTTCTTCATCGCCCTCGCCCTCATCGGCAAGCCCCAGCCCGTCACCTCCCTCACCGACCAGCAGTGGGACTGA